One segment of Triticum aestivum cultivar Chinese Spring chromosome 2A, IWGSC CS RefSeq v2.1, whole genome shotgun sequence DNA contains the following:
- the LOC123189325 gene encoding sm-like protein LSM1B, translated as MSWAGPDEILLSTSLAGFLDKKLIVLLRDGRKLLGTLCSFDQFANVVLQGACERVIVGELYCDVPLGLYVIRGENVVLIGELDREKDELPSHMTCVSEAEIRTAEKAEKEARDLKGTMRKRMEFLDFD; from the exons ATGTCTTGGGCCGGGCCCGACGAGATCCTCCTCTCCACCTCCCTGGCCGGCTTCTTAGATA AAAAACTTATTGTCCTACTACGAGATGGACGAAAGCTGCTTGGCACTCTCTGCTCATTCGATCAGTTTG CAAATGTTGTTCTTCAGGGTGCTTGTGAACGAGTAATTGTGGGCGAATTATATTGTGATGTTCCTCTTGGTTTATATGTGATCCGCGGAGAGAATGTTGTATTAATTGGAGAACTG GATCGCGAGAAGGACGAACTCCCTAGTCACATGACTTGTGTTTCAGAGGCTGAAATAAGAACG GCCGAGAAAGCCGAAAAGGAAGCAAGGGATCTGAAAGGCACAATGAGGAAGAGGATGGAGTTCCTAGACTTCGATTAG